The sequence below is a genomic window from Halolamina litorea.
TCGACCTCGCGGCGCTCGCAACCGAGCTCTCCCGCTACGAGGGGGCCAAGCTCGACAAGGCGTATCTCTACGACGAGGATCTGCTGCGGCTGAAACTCCGGGACTTCGACCGGGGTCGCGTCGAACTCCTGATCGAGGTGGGCGAGTACAAACAGGCCCACGTCGCCGACCCCGCGCGCGTGCCTGACGCGCCGGGGCGGCCCCCGGAGTTCGCGATGATGCTTCGCGGGCGCTTGGAGAGCGCAGACCTCGTCTCCGTCGAGCAGTACGAGTTCGACCGCATCCTCGTCTTCGAGTTCGAGCGGCCGGACCAGAACACCACCCTCGTCGTCGAACTGTTCGGCGACGGCAACGTCGCCGTCCTCGACGAGAACGGCGAGGTCGTCCGGTCGATGGAGACGGTGCGGCTGAAGTCACGCACCGTCGCCCCGGGAAGCCAGTACGAGTTCCCCCAGTCCCGGCTGAACCCGCTGGAAGTGAGCTACGAGGCGTTCGAGGCCCGCATGGAGCAGTCCGACACCGACGTGGTGCGGACGGTGGCGACCCAACTCAACCTCGGCGGCTTCTGGGGCGAGGAGCTCTGTCGCCGCGCGGGCGTCGAGAAGGCCATGCCCATCGGCGACGCCGGCGAGGAGGAGTACCGCGCGATCCACCGCGAGCTAATGGACCTCGCCGACGCGCTCCGGAGCGGCCAGTTCGACCCGCGCGTCTACGTCGAGCCCGACGGCGACGGCGCCACCGACGAGGACGACGACCGACCGCTCACGGCCCGCGAGAGGGTCGTCGACGTGAGCCCGGTCGCCTTGGAGGAGCGCTCTGACCTCCCCAGCCGGGCGTTCGACTCGTTCAACGCCGCGCTGGAGGAGTACTTCTTCCGGCTCAAGGCACAGGAGCGCCGCGAGGACGAGGGAGGCGGGCGCGAGCGCCCCGACTTCGAGGCCGAAATCGAGAAGCAGAAACGCATCATCGAACAGCAGGAGGGCGCCATCCAGGGGTTCGAGGAGGAGGCCGAGGAACTCCGCAGCAAAGCCGAGATCTGTTACGCCCGCTACGACCTGATCGACGAGGTGCTCTCGACGGTACAGGGCGCCCGCGAGCAGGGGACCTCGTGGGCCGACATCCAGGAGACGCTGGAAGCCGGCGCCGAACAGGGCATCCCGGCCGCCGAGGCCGTCGTCGACGTGGACGGCGCCGAGGGGACCGTGACCGTCGAGGTGGACGACGAGCGGATCACCCTCGACGCGACGACGGGCGTCGAGAAGAACGCCGACCGCCTCTATCAGGAGGCAAAGCGCGTCGAGGGCAAGAAGGAGGGCGCCCGCGAGGCCATCTCCGACACCCGCGAGCGCTTGGAGGCCGCGAAGGCTCGTCGCGAGGAGTGGGAGGAAGAACCCGAACCCGAGCCGGAACCGGAGGAAGGCAAACAGGAGGACATCGACTGGCTGACCCGGGAGAACATCCCGATCCGCCAGCCCGAACACTGGTACGAGGAGTTCCGGTGGTTCCACACCAGCGACGGCTACCTCGTCATCGGCGGGCGCAACGCCGACCAGAACGAGGCGCTGGTGAAGAAGTACCTCAACAAGCACGAC
It includes:
- the rqcH gene encoding ribosome rescue protein RqcH, giving the protein MEPKRELSSVDLAALATELSRYEGAKLDKAYLYDEDLLRLKLRDFDRGRVELLIEVGEYKQAHVADPARVPDAPGRPPEFAMMLRGRLESADLVSVEQYEFDRILVFEFERPDQNTTLVVELFGDGNVAVLDENGEVVRSMETVRLKSRTVAPGSQYEFPQSRLNPLEVSYEAFEARMEQSDTDVVRTVATQLNLGGFWGEELCRRAGVEKAMPIGDAGEEEYRAIHRELMDLADALRSGQFDPRVYVEPDGDGATDEDDDRPLTARERVVDVSPVALEERSDLPSRAFDSFNAALEEYFFRLKAQERREDEGGGRERPDFEAEIEKQKRIIEQQEGAIQGFEEEAEELRSKAEICYARYDLIDEVLSTVQGAREQGTSWADIQETLEAGAEQGIPAAEAVVDVDGAEGTVTVEVDDERITLDATTGVEKNADRLYQEAKRVEGKKEGAREAISDTRERLEAAKARREEWEEEPEPEPEPEEGKQEDIDWLTRENIPIRQPEHWYEEFRWFHTSDGYLVIGGRNADQNEALVKKYLNKHDRFFHTQAHGGPVTVLKASGPSEPSSPVDWPESSLNEAAQFAVAYSSVWKDGRGAGDAYMVEPDQVSKTPESGEYLEKGGFAIRGDREYFRDMACRVAVGITCEDETRVIGGPPSAIEPNAETTITLEPGKFAQNDAAVKCYREFKDRFVDESFVRKIASADRIQEFLPPGGSDLLDA